A window from Deinococcus misasensis DSM 22328 encodes these proteins:
- the rplK gene encoding 50S ribosomal protein L11 — protein sequence MKKVTGFVKLQLPAGKATPAPPVGPALGQHGANIMGFCKEFNAATADKGDAIIPVEITIYADRSFTFITKTPPMSYLIRKASGIAKGSATPNKAKVGKLTYDQVLKIAETKMPDLNAGSLEAAAKIVMGTARSMGVTIEGAPNA from the coding sequence CCGGATTTGTGAAGCTTCAGCTTCCTGCTGGTAAGGCAACCCCTGCCCCACCAGTAGGTCCCGCTCTCGGTCAACACGGCGCCAACATCATGGGATTCTGCAAAGAATTCAATGCTGCCACCGCTGACAAGGGCGACGCCATCATCCCCGTGGAAATCACCATCTACGCGGACCGCAGCTTCACCTTCATCACCAAAACCCCTCCCATGAGCTACCTGATCCGCAAGGCTTCCGGTATCGCCAAGGGAAGCGCCACCCCCAACAAAGCCAAAGTCGGCAAACTCACCTACGATCAGGTGCTGAAAATCGCCGAAACCAAAATGCCCGATCTGAACGCTGGCAGCCTCGAAGCCGCCGCCAAAATCGTGATGGGCACTGCCCGCAGCATGGGCGTCACCATTGAGGGGGCCCCCAATGCCTAA
- the rplA gene encoding 50S ribosomal protein L1, whose amino-acid sequence MPKHGKRYNALVSKLDRNKQYTIEEATALVKELASAKFNETVEVHLRLGIDPRKSDQNVRGTVALPHGTGRSVRVAVISKGEKLQEAEAAGADVFGAEELIDRIAGGFMDFDALVATPDVMAEVGKKLARILGPRGLLPNPKSGTVGLDVAGMVKGLKAGRIEFRNDKTGVVHAPIGKADFSPEKLVENARALFSALEGAKPAAAKGVYIKSVYLTTTMGPSIALSYSAQ is encoded by the coding sequence ATGCCTAAGCACGGTAAACGCTACAACGCTCTGGTTTCCAAACTGGACCGCAACAAGCAATACACCATCGAAGAAGCCACTGCTCTGGTGAAAGAACTGGCCAGCGCCAAGTTCAACGAAACCGTTGAAGTGCACCTGCGTCTGGGCATCGACCCCCGCAAATCTGACCAGAACGTGCGTGGCACTGTGGCCCTGCCTCACGGCACCGGTCGCTCTGTGCGCGTGGCCGTGATCTCCAAGGGCGAAAAACTTCAGGAAGCTGAAGCTGCTGGAGCCGACGTCTTCGGTGCAGAAGAACTGATCGACCGCATCGCCGGTGGATTCATGGACTTCGACGCTCTGGTGGCCACCCCTGACGTGATGGCTGAAGTGGGTAAGAAACTGGCCCGCATCCTCGGTCCACGTGGTCTGCTGCCCAACCCCAAGAGTGGTACCGTGGGTCTGGATGTGGCTGGCATGGTCAAAGGACTGAAAGCCGGTCGCATCGAGTTCCGCAACGACAAAACCGGTGTGGTGCACGCTCCCATCGGCAAAGCTGATTTCTCCCCCGAGAAACTGGTTGAAAACGCTCGTGCCCTGTTCTCTGCTCTGGAAGGCGCCAAACCCGCCGCTGCCAAGGGCGTTTACATCAAGAGCGTGTACCTGACCACCACCATGGGTCCTTCCATCGCTCTGTCTTACAGCGCGCAGTAA